Proteins from one Dysgonomonas sp. HDW5A genomic window:
- a CDS encoding ATP-binding protein — MELLILDDFRLQPFDSQSRIVLLDIIEDRHEKRSTIITSQIPIKGRYDIIGEKQLRMRYWNE; from the coding sequence ATGGAGCTGCTTATACTTGATGATTTTCGACTGCAACCTTTTGACTCACAATCAAGGATTGTTTTATTAGATATTATTGAAGATAGGCATGAGAAAAGGTCTACAATCATAACTTCTCAGATTCCTATCAAAGGGAGGTATGATATTATTGGAGAAAAACAATTGCGGATGAGATATTGGAACGAATAG